One region of Hymenobacter sediminicola genomic DNA includes:
- the pbpC gene encoding penicillin-binding protein 1C has product MKRRSGYRILAGFGLLLLLLLGLDWAFPVPPAPLYSPIVLAQDGSVLHAYLNPTQKWRMKTELREITPVLRAAIIEKEDRWFRWHFGVNPLALVQAAGRNLFGSGRTTGASTITMQVARLLEPKERTFGNKLLEMARATQLEAHYSKDEILQLYLNLVPYGGNVEGVKSAALLYFQQTPDYLSLAQTVTLAIIPNRPRGLVLGRNNAAVLKERNRWLRRFGAAGLFPKQDVEDALLEPLDVQRHAAPTLAPHLARRLVRQFPHAAIIRSSLQRAKQSKAEDLTRNYVRRLRELGISQAAVLVVNNRTRQVEAYVGSADFRDFAGQGQNDGVVAVRSPGSTLKPFLYALAMDRGLVTPKQLLPDVPTNFQGYRPENFDKRCNGEVTLERALAYSLNIPAVRVLNQLGVPTFTEKLQQAGFQNVKRNRTQLGLSSILGGCGASLEELTGLYVALADAGQYAPLQLTSSTKSKSTTLLISESAAFLTTDILAQLTRPDLPLGAASSMRLPKVAWKTGTSYGRRDAWSIGYNREYTIGVWLGNFSGQGSPALTGADVATPLLFDLFNTLAYNSPNDWYAPPAALDFRLVCAESGLVPGENCPNQLIDYFLPNVSSGQRCQHQREVLLSADGSFTYCRACAPAAGYRRELYPNLLPEVAAYKEAQGIPYRRLPPHNPQCQLVRGGQERAPTITSPTANTEYVLNQHEKQQLLLSCTTDSEVRQVYWYVNDQFLRAAAATERVFFRPPAGPLKISCADDHGRNTDVLVTVTELN; this is encoded by the coding sequence ATGAAACGCCGCTCCGGTTACCGTATTCTGGCGGGCTTCGGCCTGTTGCTGCTGCTGTTGCTGGGGCTGGATTGGGCGTTTCCGGTGCCGCCTGCGCCGCTGTACTCGCCCATCGTGCTGGCCCAAGATGGCTCGGTGCTGCACGCCTACCTCAACCCCACCCAGAAGTGGCGGATGAAAACCGAGCTGCGCGAGATTACGCCGGTGCTGCGGGCCGCCATCATCGAAAAGGAAGACCGGTGGTTTCGGTGGCATTTCGGGGTGAACCCGCTGGCGCTGGTGCAGGCGGCCGGGCGCAACCTGTTTGGTTCGGGGCGCACCACCGGGGCCAGCACGATTACGATGCAGGTGGCCCGGCTGCTGGAACCCAAGGAGCGCACTTTTGGCAACAAGCTGCTGGAAATGGCGCGGGCTACGCAACTGGAAGCGCACTACAGTAAGGACGAAATTCTGCAGCTCTACCTGAACTTGGTGCCCTACGGCGGCAACGTGGAAGGCGTGAAGTCAGCCGCGCTACTTTATTTCCAACAAACGCCAGACTACCTTTCCCTGGCCCAGACCGTGACGCTGGCCATCATCCCAAACCGGCCGCGCGGGCTGGTGCTAGGCCGCAACAACGCGGCCGTGCTAAAAGAGCGGAACCGGTGGCTGCGGCGCTTCGGAGCGGCGGGGCTATTCCCAAAGCAGGATGTGGAAGATGCACTACTGGAGCCGCTGGACGTACAGCGCCACGCCGCGCCTACGCTGGCTCCGCACCTGGCGCGGCGGTTGGTGCGGCAGTTTCCGCACGCGGCCATCATTCGCAGCAGTTTGCAGCGCGCCAAGCAAAGCAAGGCCGAGGACCTCACTCGCAATTATGTGCGCCGTCTGCGCGAGCTGGGCATTTCGCAGGCCGCTGTGCTGGTGGTAAACAACCGTACCCGGCAAGTGGAGGCCTACGTGGGCTCGGCTGATTTCCGTGACTTCGCGGGCCAGGGCCAAAACGACGGCGTGGTGGCGGTTCGCTCGCCGGGCAGCACGCTCAAGCCGTTTCTGTACGCACTGGCCATGGACCGGGGCCTCGTTACGCCTAAGCAGCTGCTCCCCGACGTGCCCACCAACTTCCAGGGCTACCGGCCCGAGAACTTCGACAAGCGCTGCAACGGCGAGGTGACGCTGGAGCGCGCTTTGGCTTACTCGCTCAATATTCCGGCCGTGCGCGTGCTCAACCAGCTCGGCGTGCCCACTTTCACCGAAAAGCTCCAACAGGCCGGTTTCCAGAACGTGAAGCGCAACCGCACCCAACTGGGCCTGAGCAGTATTCTGGGCGGCTGCGGGGCTAGCCTGGAAGAACTTACGGGCCTCTATGTTGCGCTGGCTGATGCCGGGCAGTACGCGCCGTTGCAACTGACATCCTCCACGAAATCTAAGTCTACAACACTCCTAATTTCCGAGTCGGCGGCTTTCCTGACAACCGATATTCTGGCCCAACTCACCCGGCCCGATTTACCGTTGGGAGCTGCTAGCAGCATGCGGCTGCCCAAAGTGGCCTGGAAAACCGGCACCAGCTACGGCCGCCGCGACGCCTGGAGCATCGGCTATAACCGGGAGTACACCATCGGTGTGTGGCTGGGCAACTTCAGTGGCCAAGGCAGCCCGGCTCTCACTGGCGCCGACGTAGCCACGCCTCTGCTCTTCGACCTGTTCAATACGCTGGCCTACAACTCGCCCAACGATTGGTATGCGCCCCCGGCCGCGCTGGATTTCCGGCTGGTGTGCGCCGAAAGTGGCCTCGTGCCCGGCGAAAACTGCCCCAACCAGCTAATCGACTACTTCCTACCCAACGTGAGCAGTGGGCAGCGCTGCCAGCACCAGCGCGAAGTATTGCTGTCGGCTGATGGGAGCTTCACCTACTGCCGGGCCTGCGCGCCGGCGGCTGGCTACCGGCGGGAGTTGTACCCGAATCTGCTGCCGGAAGTGGCGGCGTATAAGGAGGCCCAGGGCATTCCGTACCGAAGGCTGCCGCCCCACAACCCGCAGTGCCAGTTGGTGCGTGGCGGCCAGGAGCGGGCCCCCACTATCACCTCGCCCACCGCCAATACCGAGTATGTTCTCAACCAGCACGAAAAGCAGCAACTCCTGCTCAGCTGCACTACTGACAGCGAAGTACGCCAGGTGTATTGGTACGTGAATGACCAGTTTCTGCGAGCCGCCGCCGCTACCGAGCGGGTATTTTTCCGCCCGCCGGCCGGGCCGCTCAAAATCTCCTGCGCCGATGACCACGGCCGCAACACCGACGTTCTGGTGACTGTGACGGAGCTGAATTAG
- a CDS encoding TolC family protein has protein sequence MNYVHQTLKLLLGFLWLAPSAGVAQTAAPSIPPNQELTLAQCLNVALVNQPLLRQARVDQEITRAENQIALAGWLPQVGLQGTAQHYFQLPFTIFPDPTTGTLTPRQIGVRNVTTVGLSGTQTIYNNDVLLAARSKRFNNQAATQNTVNVRIATVSDVSKGFYDVLLAQRQLEVFSQDIARLQRNYRDARARYETGIADKTEYLQAEISLNNSLAGRKQSQEAIKARLAYLKQLMGVPPERPLSLQYDTLKLEMDATMDTAVALNISNRIEIQQLQTQRALQDITVDYYRMGFLPSLSAFANYNSVFQNNSASDLYSTRFPNSYAGLQLGLPIFTGFRRLQNVRRARLLNTRLDEDVSNTRNQINTEYATALANYKGYYTQYMLGKRNLEASKEVYNVINLQYREGIRAYIDLIVAQTTLRTSQLNYYTALFQLLSSKVDLLRALGELPTEY, from the coding sequence ATGAACTACGTACACCAGACGCTCAAGCTTCTGCTAGGCTTTCTGTGGCTTGCTCCCAGCGCAGGTGTAGCCCAGACGGCCGCGCCATCCATACCGCCTAACCAAGAGCTTACGCTCGCCCAGTGCCTGAACGTGGCGCTGGTAAACCAACCACTACTACGACAGGCGCGGGTCGACCAGGAAATTACCCGCGCGGAAAACCAGATTGCCTTGGCCGGCTGGCTGCCGCAAGTGGGGTTGCAGGGCACCGCGCAGCATTACTTCCAACTGCCCTTCACCATCTTCCCCGACCCTACTACCGGCACGCTCACGCCTCGCCAGATTGGCGTGCGCAACGTGACCACCGTGGGCCTGAGCGGCACCCAGACCATTTACAACAACGACGTGCTGCTGGCCGCCCGCAGCAAGCGGTTTAACAACCAAGCTGCCACCCAGAACACCGTGAACGTGCGAATTGCCACCGTCTCGGATGTGAGCAAGGGCTTTTATGACGTGCTGCTGGCCCAGCGCCAGCTGGAGGTCTTCAGCCAGGATATTGCCCGTCTGCAGCGCAACTACCGCGACGCCCGGGCCCGCTACGAAACCGGCATTGCCGACAAAACGGAGTATCTGCAGGCCGAAATTTCGCTTAACAACTCCCTGGCCGGCCGCAAACAGTCGCAGGAAGCCATTAAGGCGCGGCTGGCCTACCTCAAGCAACTGATGGGGGTGCCGCCCGAGCGGCCTTTGTCGTTGCAGTACGACACGCTGAAGCTAGAAATGGATGCTACTATGGACACGGCCGTGGCCCTGAATATCAGCAACCGCATCGAAATTCAGCAGCTACAGACGCAACGGGCCTTGCAGGATATTACGGTGGACTACTACCGGATGGGCTTTCTGCCGTCGTTGTCGGCGTTTGCCAACTACAACTCCGTGTTTCAGAACAACTCGGCCAGCGACCTGTACAGCACCCGTTTCCCGAATTCTTACGCTGGTTTGCAGCTCGGATTACCCATTTTCACCGGCTTCCGGCGCTTGCAGAACGTGCGGCGCGCCCGTCTGCTCAATACCCGCCTCGACGAGGACGTGAGCAACACCCGCAACCAGATTAATACTGAGTATGCCACGGCGCTAGCCAACTATAAGGGCTACTACACCCAGTACATGCTGGGCAAGCGCAACCTGGAAGCGTCCAAGGAAGTGTACAACGTCATCAACCTGCAATACCGGGAGGGCATCCGGGCCTACATCGATTTGATTGTGGCCCAGACCACTCTGCGCACTTCCCAGCTCAATTACTACACCGCCCTGTTCCAACTCTTGAGCAGCAAAGTAGACCTGCTACGTGCCCTCGGCGAGCTGCCAACGGAATATTAG